A DNA window from Halomonas zincidurans B6 contains the following coding sequences:
- the tusA gene encoding sulfurtransferase TusA, whose translation MDPQSDSYDANAELDTTGLYCPEPIMLMHNRIRDMRAGEVLKVVASDPATTRDVPKFCNFLGHELLAQEQRGDDYLYYIRLG comes from the coding sequence ATGGATCCGCAATCCGATTCCTACGATGCCAATGCCGAGCTGGATACCACCGGGCTCTACTGCCCCGAGCCGATCATGCTGATGCATAACCGAATACGCGACATGCGCGCCGGCGAGGTGCTCAAGGTCGTCGCCAGCGATCCCGCGACCACCCGCGACGTGCCCAAGTTTTGTAACTTCCTGGGCCACGAACTGCTCGCCCAGGAGCAGCGCGGCGACGACTATCTCTACTATATCCGCCTTGGCTGA
- a CDS encoding MATE family efflux transporter: protein MVTTTNRWQRWRRENAALIRLALPICGAQLAQSGMSVTDVIMAGRASATDLAAISVGSSLWLPLMLFATGTLMGLTPIVAQLLGGKRVDRIRPFVHQALWLALGLGVIAALLLAFAVMPVFRLMAVPEPVASLSASYLAMVAFGMPGVAAFQALRAFADGMNHTRPALWISLLGLGVNVPFNYLLIYGGPGLETLFGDALPLGLSRLPALGAVGCGIATALAMWVMCLALLIYTQRSAIFASLNLWSRLARPQRAMLGELLHVGAPIGVAIFVEVTLFTLIALFIASFGEIAVAAHQIALNYTSILFMLPLSLGMALTIRVGHTLGSGQRRGAAFVAWNGIVACLLVALLNDLILWLTAGPVVALYSPNEQVQSLAVSLIWLAMIYQFSDALQVNLAGALRGYKDTRIIMAITLVSYWAVGLGGGYLLGSAGIGDWQPLGVYGYWLGLVAGLSVAALLLGWRLWRVSRGNTDVSVARASVDRG, encoded by the coding sequence GTGGTGACGACCACAAACCGCTGGCAGCGCTGGCGGCGAGAAAACGCCGCGCTGATCCGCCTGGCGCTGCCCATCTGCGGTGCGCAACTCGCCCAGTCGGGAATGAGCGTGACCGACGTGATCATGGCCGGGCGCGCCAGCGCCACCGATCTCGCGGCGATCTCGGTGGGTTCCAGCCTGTGGCTGCCGTTGATGCTGTTCGCCACCGGCACGCTGATGGGCCTGACACCGATCGTCGCCCAGTTGCTGGGCGGCAAGCGTGTCGACCGGATCCGGCCCTTCGTGCATCAGGCCCTGTGGCTGGCGCTGGGTCTCGGGGTGATCGCCGCCTTGTTGCTGGCGTTCGCGGTGATGCCGGTGTTTCGTCTGATGGCAGTGCCCGAGCCCGTGGCTTCGCTCTCGGCCAGCTACCTGGCGATGGTCGCCTTCGGCATGCCGGGCGTGGCCGCCTTCCAGGCGCTGCGTGCCTTCGCCGACGGCATGAACCATACCCGTCCGGCATTATGGATCAGCCTGCTGGGGCTGGGCGTGAACGTTCCCTTCAATTATCTGCTGATCTACGGCGGTCCCGGCCTCGAGACGCTGTTCGGCGACGCCCTGCCGCTGGGGTTGAGCCGGTTACCGGCACTGGGCGCGGTGGGCTGCGGCATCGCCACCGCGCTGGCGATGTGGGTGATGTGCCTGGCGCTGCTGATCTATACGCAGCGCAGCGCGATATTCGCTTCCTTGAACCTGTGGTCGAGGCTGGCCCGCCCGCAACGCGCCATGCTCGGTGAATTGCTGCATGTCGGCGCGCCGATCGGCGTGGCGATCTTCGTCGAAGTGACGTTGTTCACGCTGATCGCGCTGTTCATCGCCAGCTTCGGGGAGATTGCCGTCGCCGCCCACCAGATCGCGCTCAACTACACCTCGATCCTGTTCATGCTGCCGCTGTCACTGGGCATGGCATTGACGATACGTGTCGGTCACACGCTGGGCAGCGGGCAGCGCCGCGGCGCCGCTTTCGTGGCCTGGAACGGCATCGTCGCCTGTCTGCTGGTGGCGCTGCTCAACGACCTGATCCTGTGGCTCACCGCCGGGCCGGTGGTGGCGCTGTACTCGCCCAACGAACAGGTCCAGTCGCTGGCGGTGTCGCTGATCTGGCTGGCCATGATCTATCAGTTCTCCGACGCCCTGCAGGTCAACCTGGCCGGGGCGCTGCGCGGCTACAAGGATACGCGCATCATCATGGCGATCACCCTGGTGTCCTACTGGGCGGTGGGTCTCGGCGGCGGCTACCTGCTGGGCAGCGCCGGTATCGGCGACTGGCAGCCGCTCGGCGTCTACGGCTACTGGCTCGGCCTGGTTGCGGGATTGAGCGTCGCCGCGCTGCTGCTGGGATGGCGTCTCTGGCGGGTCAGCCGGGGGAATACCGATGTCAGCGTTGCACGCGCGTCCGTCGACAGGGGTTAA
- a CDS encoding elongation factor P hydroxylase — translation MNEASGSHRIDDVIALFDGLFGAVHRTRLVSGGDEPLYRPAAHGDGHHQVIFTRDYFASALHEISHWCIAGERRRQLEDYGYWYCPDGRDGNMQQAFENAEVAPQALELLFSRACRRRFHVSVDNLGDMAVDRHAFGARVEARAERYRREGLPRRGEAFRAALEAFYRHGASRDDAITEGRERLARGAAASCIA, via the coding sequence ATGAACGAAGCTAGCGGCTCCCATCGCATCGACGACGTCATCGCGCTGTTCGACGGTCTGTTTGGCGCCGTTCACCGCACCCGGCTGGTGAGCGGCGGCGATGAGCCGCTGTACCGGCCGGCCGCGCATGGCGATGGCCACCACCAGGTGATCTTCACGCGCGACTATTTCGCCAGCGCGCTGCACGAGATCAGCCACTGGTGCATCGCCGGCGAGCGCCGCCGGCAACTCGAGGACTACGGCTACTGGTATTGCCCCGATGGGCGCGATGGCAACATGCAGCAGGCGTTCGAGAACGCCGAGGTGGCGCCGCAGGCCCTGGAGTTGCTGTTCTCGCGGGCCTGTCGGCGACGCTTCCACGTCAGCGTCGACAATCTCGGTGACATGGCGGTCGATCGCCACGCCTTCGGGGCGCGCGTCGAGGCCCGCGCCGAACGCTATCGGCGCGAGGGGTTGCCGCGGCGTGGCGAAGCGTTTCGCGCCGCGCTCGAAGCCTTCTATCGCCACGGCGCGTCGCGCGATGACGCGATCACCGAGGGCCGCGAGCGGCTGGCTCGCGGTGCGGCGGCGAGCTGCATAGCGTGA
- a CDS encoding TatD family hydrolase: MADSANPLPDTLRFKAAAPLVDIGANLTHDSFRRDVQAVIERARDAGVGTLIVTGTDLEHAHQALELAARHRGLHATAGVHPHEASQWSATPAQEFAALYREPGIVAVGECGLDFNRNFSSPADQERAFEAQLGLAVEAGLPLFIHERDAGPRMLEMLRSWRDDIADAVIHCFTGERKTLHGYLDLDLHIGLTGWLCDERRGHHLRELLADIPLNRLMVETDCPYLLPRNLPAKAPGRRHEPALLPWIVGEIAHWRGDGEGDICRATTATARRFFRLEDN, from the coding sequence ATCGCCGACAGCGCCAACCCGTTGCCCGACACGCTGCGCTTCAAGGCCGCTGCGCCGCTGGTCGACATCGGCGCCAACCTGACCCACGACAGCTTCCGCCGCGACGTCCAGGCAGTGATCGAGCGCGCTCGCGACGCCGGCGTCGGGACGCTGATCGTCACCGGCACCGACCTTGAGCACGCGCATCAGGCCCTCGAGCTGGCCGCGCGCCATCGCGGACTCCACGCCACCGCCGGCGTGCACCCCCACGAGGCCAGCCAATGGTCGGCCACGCCGGCCCAGGAGTTCGCCGCGCTATACCGCGAGCCGGGAATCGTCGCCGTCGGCGAATGCGGGCTCGACTTCAACCGCAACTTCTCGTCGCCGGCCGATCAGGAGCGCGCCTTCGAAGCGCAGCTAGGGCTCGCCGTCGAGGCCGGCCTGCCGCTGTTCATTCACGAGCGCGATGCCGGTCCGCGCATGCTCGAGATGCTCAGGAGCTGGCGCGACGACATCGCCGACGCGGTCATCCACTGCTTCACCGGCGAGCGCAAGACGCTGCACGGCTATCTCGATCTCGACCTGCACATCGGCCTGACCGGCTGGCTGTGCGACGAGCGCCGCGGCCATCACCTGCGCGAACTGCTCGCCGACATACCGCTCAATCGGCTGATGGTCGAGACCGACTGCCCCTACCTGCTGCCGCGCAACCTGCCGGCCAAGGCGCCCGGGCGGCGCCACGAGCCCGCGCTGCTACCCTGGATCGTCGGCGAGATCGCCCACTGGCGCGGCGACGGCGAGGGCGACATCTGCCGGGCAACCACCGCAACGGCGCGGCGCTTCTTCCGCTTGGAGGATAACTGA
- a CDS encoding universal stress protein: MSNEYHHVLVAVDLTKDSYKVLERAIPIARRNHAKLSVMHTLEPLGFAYGGDIPMDLTSIQDQLDDHAKHRLAEIADPHDIPREDQYVVVGMPDTEIHRFSKEHGVDLIVVGSHGRHGFALLLGSTSTGVLHGAECDVLAVRVGKDGETDE; encoded by the coding sequence ATGAGTAACGAATACCATCATGTGCTGGTCGCCGTGGATCTGACCAAGGATTCATACAAGGTGCTGGAGCGCGCCATTCCCATTGCTCGGCGTAATCACGCCAAGCTGTCGGTCATGCATACCCTGGAGCCACTGGGCTTTGCCTACGGTGGCGACATCCCCATGGACTTGACCAGCATTCAAGATCAACTCGACGACCATGCCAAGCATCGCCTGGCCGAGATCGCCGATCCCCACGACATCCCGCGAGAAGATCAATATGTAGTGGTGGGCATGCCGGATACCGAAATCCACCGTTTCTCGAAGGAACATGGCGTCGATCTGATCGTGGTCGGTTCGCATGGCCGCCATGGCTTCGCCCTGCTGCTGGGTTCGACATCCACGGGTGTGTTGCATGGCGCCGAATGCGACGTCCTCGCGGTACGCGTCGGCAAGGACGGCGAAACCGACGAATGA
- the slyA gene encoding transcriptional regulator SlyA, protein MPETIGFKLSRLPRLWRAILDERLAPLDLTQTRWVTLYHLWQMGDGQPQCDLARAIGVEAPSLVRTLDQLSDQGLIERRPCPNDRRTKRVYLTESAMPMLEQIVSIADQARTEILEGISPQEVATLEDLLNRIERNAQRLQTRSPGGDC, encoded by the coding sequence ATGCCTGAGACCATCGGATTCAAACTGTCCCGCCTGCCGCGCCTGTGGCGCGCCATCCTCGATGAGCGTCTGGCGCCGCTGGATCTGACCCAGACCCGTTGGGTCACCCTTTACCATCTCTGGCAGATGGGCGATGGCCAGCCGCAGTGCGACCTGGCTCGCGCCATCGGCGTCGAGGCGCCCTCGCTGGTGCGTACGCTTGATCAGTTGAGCGATCAAGGCCTGATCGAGCGCCGCCCCTGCCCCAACGACCGGCGCACCAAGCGGGTCTACCTGACCGAAAGCGCCATGCCCATGCTGGAACAGATCGTATCGATTGCCGACCAGGCGCGCACCGAGATACTCGAAGGCATCTCGCCCCAGGAAGTCGCCACTCTCGAGGACCTGCTGAACCGCATCGAGCGCAACGCCCAGCGTCTACAGACGCGCAGCCCCGGGGGCGACTGCTAG
- a CDS encoding DUF5924 family protein produces the protein MPAAAQPRLLRLHHFIERWVKRLQPYAWLWPPMAFLIGALSFFLVDRQQALGVMLALGLLFAWLLLLSESMIGRLLARRGYPTLPSGVTTFIAQMIHQETLFFTLPFLLATTVWASGQAFFTLAMIGCALLSILDPLYFKLAERHRWLYFAFHAQCVFLVVLVTLPLMLQLTTGESLLLAVLAIMIFGLPSLIHLLQPKGLLRWLAMIGLALLLGATAWAGRAWVPPATLWLTGTALSPSFDASRRQPSGSLTLTNSALRDQGLYAYTAIRAPRGLREKIYHEWRYEGQLIDRIPLIIEGGRDQGYRAWTHKQQFPLDSVGRWRIDVVTATGQLIGVMRFTVTESAARADTADGMIRSPVGIPGLDVRQLLPGGEKTQP, from the coding sequence ATGCCCGCCGCCGCACAGCCTCGCCTACTGCGCCTGCACCACTTCATCGAACGCTGGGTGAAGCGTTTACAGCCCTATGCCTGGCTGTGGCCGCCCATGGCGTTTCTGATCGGTGCGCTGAGTTTCTTCCTGGTCGACCGCCAGCAGGCGCTCGGCGTCATGCTGGCACTGGGTCTACTGTTCGCCTGGCTGCTATTGCTCTCCGAAAGCATGATAGGCCGTCTCCTGGCGCGCCGGGGCTATCCCACCCTGCCCTCGGGAGTGACCACCTTCATCGCCCAGATGATTCATCAGGAGACGCTGTTCTTCACCCTGCCTTTTCTGCTGGCGACCACCGTGTGGGCCAGTGGCCAGGCATTCTTCACCCTGGCGATGATCGGCTGCGCTTTACTCTCGATTCTCGACCCGCTGTATTTCAAGCTCGCCGAGCGTCATCGCTGGCTGTATTTCGCCTTTCACGCCCAATGCGTATTCCTGGTAGTGCTGGTCACCCTGCCCTTGATGCTGCAACTGACCACCGGCGAGAGCCTGTTGCTCGCCGTGCTGGCGATCATGATCTTCGGCCTGCCGAGCCTGATCCATCTGTTGCAGCCCAAGGGACTGCTACGCTGGCTGGCGATGATCGGCCTGGCGCTGCTGCTGGGCGCTACCGCCTGGGCCGGCCGCGCCTGGGTGCCGCCGGCGACGCTGTGGCTGACCGGTACCGCGCTTTCGCCGAGCTTCGATGCGAGCCGCCGCCAACCCAGCGGCAGTCTCACGCTGACCAATAGCGCGCTGCGCGATCAAGGCCTCTATGCGTATACGGCGATCCGCGCGCCCCGCGGGTTGCGCGAGAAGATCTATCATGAATGGCGCTACGAGGGACAACTGATCGACCGCATCCCCTTGATCATTGAAGGCGGGCGCGACCAGGGCTACCGCGCCTGGACGCACAAGCAGCAGTTCCCCCTGGACAGCGTCGGGCGCTGGCGCATCGATGTGGTGACCGCCACCGGTCAGCTTATCGGCGTGATGCGCTTCACGGTCACCGAATCCGCCGCACGGGCCGACACGGCCGATGGCATGATTCGTTCTCCCGTCGGCATTCCCGGCCTGGACGTGCGGCAATTGTTGCCTGGCGGCGAGAAGACCCAACCTTAG
- the fadB gene encoding fatty acid oxidation complex subunit alpha FadB, giving the protein MIYQGSALSVVKRSDGIAMLTFDLQDESINKLSSTVIAQLREAIDALDTERGITGLVIASAKDVFIVGADITEFHALFAKGEDYLVDMNQQVHALFNRIEDLPFPTVTAINGLALGGGFEVTLTTDFRVMADSAQVGLPETKLGILPGWGGCVRLSRLTGADNAIEWIAAGSQNGANQALKIAAVDAVVPGERLEAAALDILARANDGELDYRARRAEKTGPLKLNAIEQMMVFETAKGYVAGKAGPHYPAPIEAIKVIQKGAGENRERAQAIEAKVFAKLALSDVCYNLVGLFLNDQLVKKKGSQYERKAAPVNRAAVLGAGIMGGGIAYQSAYKGTPILMKDINEEAVQLGLKEARKLLAKQVERGKLTTEQMAEALSNIRPTLSYGDFGEVDLIVEAVVENSKIKDAVLTEVEGQVGENTILTSNTSTISINRLAQNLKRPENFCGMHFFNPVHRMPLVEVIRGEKTSDAALAATVAYARKMGKTPIVVNDCPGFLVNRVLFPYFGGFSFLVEQGADFEHVDKVMEKFGWPMGPAYLLDVVGMDTAVHANEVMAEGFPERMARDEKTVIQVMYENGRLGQKNGKGFYRYEEDKKGKPRKVSDEQARALAGEVAVAKREFEDDEIVARMMVPLCMESVRCLEDGIVGSPAEADMALIYGIGFPPFRGGALRYIDAMGVAEFVALAERLAEELGPLYAPTRRLREMAANGERFYSADATSSHNPA; this is encoded by the coding sequence ATGATCTACCAAGGCAGCGCCCTGTCGGTTGTGAAACGCAGCGATGGCATCGCCATGCTGACCTTCGACTTGCAGGACGAATCGATCAACAAGCTCTCCAGCACCGTCATTGCGCAACTGAGAGAGGCAATCGATGCGCTCGATACCGAGCGGGGCATCACGGGGCTGGTGATCGCCAGCGCCAAGGACGTGTTCATCGTCGGCGCCGACATCACCGAGTTTCACGCGCTGTTCGCCAAGGGCGAGGACTATCTGGTCGACATGAATCAGCAGGTTCATGCGCTGTTCAATCGTATCGAGGACCTGCCCTTTCCCACCGTCACCGCCATCAATGGCCTGGCACTGGGGGGCGGTTTCGAGGTCACCCTGACCACCGACTTCCGGGTGATGGCGGATTCGGCCCAGGTCGGCCTGCCGGAAACCAAGCTGGGCATCCTGCCGGGCTGGGGTGGTTGCGTGCGCCTGTCGCGGTTGACCGGGGCCGACAACGCCATCGAGTGGATCGCCGCCGGCTCCCAGAACGGGGCCAACCAGGCGTTGAAGATCGCCGCGGTGGATGCGGTGGTGCCGGGCGAGCGGCTCGAAGCCGCGGCGCTGGACATCCTGGCGCGGGCCAATGACGGTGAGCTGGACTATCGGGCACGTCGCGCGGAGAAGACCGGGCCGCTCAAGCTCAACGCCATCGAGCAGATGATGGTCTTCGAGACCGCCAAGGGCTACGTCGCCGGCAAGGCCGGGCCGCACTATCCGGCACCCATCGAAGCCATCAAGGTGATCCAGAAAGGGGCGGGAGAAAACCGCGAACGGGCTCAGGCGATCGAGGCCAAGGTCTTCGCCAAGCTGGCGCTGAGCGATGTCTGCTACAACCTGGTGGGGCTGTTCCTCAACGACCAGCTGGTCAAGAAGAAGGGCAGCCAGTACGAGAGAAAGGCCGCGCCGGTCAACCGGGCGGCGGTGCTTGGAGCCGGCATCATGGGCGGCGGGATCGCCTACCAGAGCGCCTACAAGGGCACGCCGATCCTGATGAAGGACATCAACGAGGAGGCCGTCCAACTGGGGCTGAAGGAGGCGCGCAAGCTGCTTGCCAAGCAGGTCGAGCGCGGCAAGCTGACTACCGAGCAGATGGCCGAGGCGCTATCCAATATTCGCCCGACGCTTTCCTACGGCGATTTCGGCGAGGTCGATCTTATCGTCGAGGCGGTGGTCGAAAACTCCAAGATCAAGGACGCGGTGCTCACCGAGGTCGAAGGCCAGGTCGGCGAGAACACCATTCTTACCTCCAACACCTCGACGATCTCGATCAATCGGCTGGCGCAGAACCTGAAGCGCCCCGAGAACTTCTGCGGCATGCACTTCTTCAACCCGGTGCACCGCATGCCGCTGGTCGAGGTGATCCGCGGCGAGAAGACCAGCGATGCCGCCTTGGCGGCGACCGTGGCTTATGCCCGCAAGATGGGCAAGACGCCGATCGTGGTCAACGACTGCCCGGGCTTTCTGGTCAATCGCGTGCTGTTCCCCTACTTCGGTGGTTTCAGCTTCCTGGTCGAGCAGGGCGCCGACTTCGAGCACGTCGACAAGGTCATGGAAAAATTCGGCTGGCCGATGGGGCCAGCCTACCTGCTCGACGTGGTCGGCATGGACACCGCGGTACACGCCAACGAGGTGATGGCCGAGGGCTTCCCCGAGCGCATGGCACGTGACGAGAAAACCGTCATTCAGGTGATGTACGAAAACGGCCGCCTGGGCCAGAAGAACGGCAAGGGCTTCTACCGCTACGAGGAAGACAAGAAGGGCAAGCCACGCAAGGTCTCTGATGAGCAGGCCAGGGCGCTGGCCGGCGAGGTGGCCGTTGCCAAGCGCGAATTCGAGGACGACGAGATCGTCGCGCGGATGATGGTGCCGTTGTGCATGGAAAGCGTGCGCTGCCTGGAAGACGGTATCGTCGGCAGCCCGGCTGAAGCCGACATGGCGCTGATCTACGGCATCGGCTTCCCGCCGTTCCGCGGGGGCGCGTTGCGCTACATCGACGCCATGGGCGTGGCCGAGTTCGTGGCGCTGGCCGAGCGCCTGGCCGAAGAGCTCGGGCCGCTTTACGCGCCGACCCGGCGGTTACGCGAGATGGCCGCCAACGGCGAGCGTTTCTATAGCGCCGATGCGACTTCCAGCCACAACCCGGCCTGA
- the fadA gene encoding acetyl-CoA C-acyltransferase FadA produces the protein MSLNSRDIVVVDAVRTAMAKARNGAFRNVRAENLSAAVMQALFDRNPKLDPAEVDDVIWGCVNQTLEQAMNIARNAAIMTGIPRSVPAQTVNRLCGSSMSALHIAAANIKAGMGDFYVIGGVEHMEHVPMDHGVDVNPAASKHAAKAAMMMGLTAELLGKMHGVTREEQDKFGVRSHQRALAANEKGYFDNEIIGVEGHDSDGFRQLVTRDEVVRIDANLEDMAKLKPIFDPKGGTVSAGTSSALSVGASGLAVMSYERAKALGLEPIARVLSTGVAGCDASIMGYGPVPASKKALAAAGLKIDDIQSVELNEAFAAQALTVLKELGLRERMDEAVNLNGGAIALGHPLGCSGARISTTLLNVMRQQDTTLGLATMCIGMGQGVATIFERLK, from the coding sequence ATGAGTTTGAATTCCAGAGACATCGTGGTGGTCGATGCCGTACGCACCGCCATGGCCAAGGCCAGGAACGGGGCGTTTCGCAACGTGCGCGCCGAGAACCTGTCCGCCGCGGTGATGCAGGCGCTGTTCGATCGCAACCCCAAGCTCGACCCCGCCGAGGTCGATGACGTGATCTGGGGCTGCGTCAACCAGACTCTCGAACAGGCCATGAACATCGCCCGCAACGCGGCGATCATGACCGGCATTCCGCGCTCGGTACCGGCGCAGACCGTCAATCGCCTGTGCGGTTCGTCGATGAGCGCGCTGCACATCGCCGCCGCCAACATCAAGGCCGGGATGGGCGACTTCTACGTCATCGGCGGCGTCGAGCACATGGAGCATGTGCCGATGGATCACGGCGTCGACGTCAATCCGGCGGCCAGCAAGCACGCCGCCAAGGCGGCGATGATGATGGGCCTGACTGCCGAACTGCTGGGCAAGATGCACGGCGTCACTCGCGAGGAGCAGGACAAGTTCGGGGTGCGTTCTCATCAGCGTGCGCTCGCGGCCAATGAGAAGGGCTATTTCGATAACGAGATCATCGGTGTCGAGGGCCACGACAGCGACGGTTTCCGGCAGCTCGTGACCCGCGACGAGGTGGTGCGTATCGACGCCAACCTCGAGGACATGGCCAAGCTCAAGCCGATCTTCGATCCCAAAGGCGGTACCGTCTCGGCCGGCACGTCCTCGGCGCTGTCGGTGGGCGCGTCGGGCCTTGCGGTGATGAGTTACGAGCGTGCCAAGGCGCTGGGGCTCGAGCCGATCGCCCGGGTGCTGTCCACCGGCGTGGCCGGCTGCGACGCCTCGATCATGGGCTATGGCCCGGTGCCGGCGAGCAAGAAGGCGCTTGCCGCGGCGGGGTTGAAGATCGACGACATCCAGAGCGTCGAGCTCAACGAGGCCTTCGCCGCCCAGGCGTTGACGGTGCTCAAGGAGCTCGGCCTGCGCGAGCGCATGGACGAGGCCGTCAATCTCAATGGCGGCGCCATCGCGTTGGGCCATCCATTGGGCTGCTCGGGCGCGCGTATCTCGACCACCCTGCTCAACGTGATGCGTCAGCAGGACACCACGCTGGGACTGGCGACCATGTGCATCGGCATGGGTCAGGGGGTGGCGACGATCTTCGAGCGTCTCAAATAA
- a CDS encoding isopentenyl-diphosphate Delta-isomerase, translating into MEQRMITAIDEGGQLYPIDKLGAHRLGTRHVAISVFVFSGTQVLLQQRAPGKYHSAGQWANACCSHPDWGEAVIDCAHRRLKEEMGLDLPVHSAGIMDYRADVGGGLVENEHVHLFSAECEAEGVMIRPDPAEVSDYRWLDIVALRQEIAESPCAFTPWLRIYLRRSGETGIVRLQGQP; encoded by the coding sequence ATGGAACAACGCATGATCACTGCCATTGACGAAGGTGGCCAGTTGTATCCCATCGACAAGCTCGGGGCGCACCGTCTGGGAACGCGCCACGTCGCCATTTCGGTCTTCGTGTTCTCGGGCACTCAAGTGTTGCTGCAACAGCGCGCCCCGGGCAAATACCACTCGGCTGGACAATGGGCCAACGCCTGCTGCTCGCATCCCGACTGGGGCGAGGCGGTAATCGACTGCGCTCACCGCCGGCTCAAGGAGGAAATGGGCTTGGATCTACCGGTGCACAGCGCCGGTATCATGGATTACCGGGCCGATGTCGGTGGTGGCCTGGTGGAAAATGAGCACGTGCATCTGTTTTCTGCCGAGTGCGAAGCCGAAGGAGTGATGATTCGGCCCGACCCCGCTGAAGTCAGCGACTACCGTTGGCTGGATATCGTAGCGCTACGCCAAGAGATCGCCGAGTCACCATGCGCATTCACGCCTTGGCTGCGAATTTATCTGAGGCGTTCGGGCGAGACCGGCATCGTACGCTTGCAAGGTCAGCCGTAA
- a CDS encoding CsgG/HfaB family protein, whose amino-acid sequence MLNFKYYPALLFVLLGSGCAAVDPDFEHVKPLLGPPVTSNNTPYSQCLADLDKLPAANNLPVIAVGQIADKTGQRTYTTVTESTALTQGVSEMLISALYKTGKVNLTERLDVRVPLAEQQLFERNAMAYEPKPIAVLPANFVILGALTELNYNIASGGARLYVSGIGGGVRTAVINVGIDLRLVDVRTFRTLYVTSLQKQIVGYEVETGIYRFFGNQLIEFDAGGVRNEPLQLGVRSVVEMGTYQILTEGLGLPIPDGETCQPETGQYLAVSQEERNNETTE is encoded by the coding sequence ATGCTCAATTTCAAGTATTATCCAGCGCTCTTGTTCGTTCTCCTGGGTAGTGGTTGTGCAGCAGTCGATCCGGACTTCGAGCATGTGAAGCCGCTGCTAGGGCCGCCCGTGACCAGCAATAACACACCCTATAGCCAATGCCTGGCCGATCTCGACAAGTTACCGGCTGCCAATAATCTTCCAGTGATTGCCGTGGGCCAGATCGCCGACAAGACCGGCCAACGTACCTATACCACGGTTACTGAAAGCACCGCGCTCACCCAGGGTGTCTCGGAAATGCTGATCAGTGCCCTGTACAAGACGGGCAAGGTCAACCTCACTGAGCGCCTCGACGTGCGCGTGCCACTGGCTGAGCAGCAGCTATTCGAACGCAATGCGATGGCCTACGAGCCCAAGCCTATCGCCGTTCTGCCGGCCAACTTCGTGATCCTCGGCGCGCTTACCGAACTCAACTACAACATTGCCAGCGGCGGGGCACGTCTCTATGTCAGTGGCATTGGCGGCGGTGTTCGTACGGCGGTGATCAACGTCGGAATCGACCTACGCCTGGTCGATGTCAGGACTTTCCGAACGCTCTATGTCACCAGCCTGCAGAAGCAGATCGTCGGTTACGAGGTGGAAACCGGGATCTATCGTTTTTTTGGCAATCAACTCATCGAATTCGACGCCGGCGGTGTCAGGAATGAACCCCTGCAACTCGGCGTTCGATCGGTCGTGGAAATGGGTACCTACCAGATCCTGACCGAAGGCCTGGGTCTTCCGATACCAGACGGGGAGACCTGTCAGCCGGAAACCGGGCAATACCTAGCCGTAAGTCAAGAGGAACGCAACAATGAAACAACTGAATAA